A genomic segment from Conger conger chromosome 2, fConCon1.1, whole genome shotgun sequence encodes:
- the cdipt gene encoding CDP-diacylglycerol--inositol 3-phosphatidyltransferase gives MAEENIFLFVPNLIGYARIVLALLAFYFMPCCPVLAVLCYLVSALLDAFDGHAARALNQATKFGAMLDMLTDRCATMCLLVNLAMLYPSYAFLFQLSMSLDIASHWLHLHSSMMKGASSHKTIDLSGNPILRLYYTSKSVLFVMCMGNELFFCLLYFMYYIEETHVWLQGLLVVCGVICALKSGISLLHLITASRNMAAIDLADREKQRGKTE, from the exons atggctgaagaaaatatttttcttttcgtCCCAAATTTGATTG GCTATGCCCGCATAGTTCTGGCACTGCTGGCTTTCTACTTCATGCCATGTTGCCCAGTTCTAGCAGTGCTCTGTTATCTTGTCAGTGCCCTCTTGGATGCCTTCGATGGGCATGCTGCTCGTGCCCTCAACCAAG CTACTAAGTTTGGTGCAATGCTGGACATGCTAACAGACCGCTGTGCTACTATGTGCCTGCTGGTGAACCTGGCTATGCTCTACCCGTCCTACGCCTTCCTCTTCCAGCTCAGTATGAGCTTGGACATCGCAAGTCACTGGCTGCATCTGCATAG TTCAATGATGAAGGGAGCTTCAAGCCACAAGACGATTGATCTGTCTGGGAACCCCATCCTTAGGCTCTACTATACCTCCAAG TCGGTGTTATTTGTTATGTGTATGGGCAATGAGCTCTTCTTCTGCCTGCTGTACTTCATGTATTACATCGAGGAGACACACG TGTGGCTACAGGGACTGCTGGTAGTATGTGGGGTGATATGTGCCCTGAAATCTGGGATCAGCCTGCTGCATCTCATCACTGCTTCCAGGAACATGGCTGCCATTGATCTTGCTGACAGGGAGAAGCAAAGGGGCAAGACTGAGTGA